One region of Streptomyces sp. NBC_00442 genomic DNA includes:
- the dxs gene encoding 1-deoxy-D-xylulose-5-phosphate synthase: protein MTILENIRGPRDLRALDPEQLRQLALDIREFLIRAVARTGGHLGPNLGVVELTIALHRVFDSPADRILWDTGHQSYVHKLLTGRQDFSKLRTKGGLSGYPSRAESEHDVIENSHASTVLGWADGLAKAHEALARTGHVVAVIGDGALTGGMAWEALNNIAAARDRPLIIVVNDNERSYGPTIGGLARHLATLRTTDGYERVLAWGKEVLRQTPVVGQPLYGSLHGAKKGFKDAIAPQGMFEDLGLKYLGPVDGHSTEAVESALRRAQSFHGPVLVHCLTEKGRGYQPALDDEADRFHTVGAMDPLTCAPLAPSNGPSWTAVFGEEMVRIGAERPDVVAVTAAMLHPTGLGAFAERFPERVWDVGIAEQHAAVSAAGLATGGLHPVVAVYATFLNRAFDQVLMDVALHRCGVTFVLDRAGVTGVDGPSHNGMWDLSMLQVVPGLRIAAPRDAGRLRTQLREAVDVADAPTVLRFPKESAGPDIPALARIGGMDVLRRDEDADVLLVAVGVLAPVCLQAAELLAGRGIRCTVVDPCWVKPVDEQLAPLAAAHRLVAVVEDNVRSGGVGWAVGQALRDAGVDVPLRGFGIPEQFLAHAKRAEVLADIGLTPVEIAGRIGAALAATEEAAAAAGKEKDA from the coding sequence ATGACGATCCTGGAGAACATCCGGGGGCCGCGCGACCTGCGCGCGCTCGACCCGGAACAGCTGCGTCAACTCGCCCTGGACATCAGGGAGTTCCTCATCCGCGCCGTGGCGCGGACCGGGGGCCACCTCGGGCCCAACCTGGGTGTGGTCGAGCTCACCATCGCCCTGCACCGGGTCTTCGACTCGCCGGCCGACCGCATCCTGTGGGACACCGGCCACCAGAGCTACGTACACAAGCTGCTCACCGGGCGGCAGGACTTCTCGAAGCTGCGCACCAAGGGCGGCCTGTCCGGTTATCCCTCGCGCGCCGAGTCCGAGCACGACGTCATCGAGAACTCGCACGCCTCCACCGTGCTGGGCTGGGCGGACGGGCTCGCCAAGGCCCACGAGGCGCTCGCGCGCACGGGCCACGTCGTCGCCGTCATCGGGGACGGCGCGCTCACCGGCGGCATGGCCTGGGAGGCGCTCAACAACATCGCCGCCGCACGCGACCGCCCGCTGATCATCGTGGTCAACGACAACGAACGGTCGTACGGGCCGACCATCGGCGGCCTCGCCCGCCACCTCGCGACCCTGCGCACCACCGACGGCTACGAACGGGTCCTGGCCTGGGGCAAGGAGGTGCTCCGGCAGACGCCCGTGGTGGGGCAGCCGCTGTACGGGTCGCTGCACGGGGCGAAGAAGGGCTTCAAGGACGCGATCGCGCCCCAGGGCATGTTCGAGGACCTCGGGCTGAAGTATCTCGGCCCGGTCGACGGGCACAGCACCGAGGCCGTCGAGTCCGCGCTGCGCCGCGCGCAGAGCTTCCACGGCCCCGTCCTCGTGCACTGCCTGACCGAGAAGGGCCGCGGCTACCAGCCGGCCCTCGACGACGAAGCCGACCGCTTCCACACGGTCGGCGCGATGGACCCGCTGACCTGCGCCCCGCTCGCGCCGTCCAACGGGCCCTCCTGGACGGCGGTGTTCGGCGAGGAAATGGTCCGTATCGGCGCCGAGCGGCCGGACGTCGTCGCCGTCACCGCGGCGATGCTGCACCCCACGGGGCTCGGCGCGTTCGCCGAGCGCTTCCCGGAGCGGGTGTGGGACGTCGGCATCGCCGAGCAGCACGCCGCGGTGAGCGCGGCCGGGCTCGCCACCGGCGGCCTGCACCCGGTCGTCGCCGTGTACGCGACGTTCCTCAACCGGGCCTTCGACCAAGTGCTCATGGATGTCGCGCTGCACCGGTGCGGAGTGACGTTCGTCCTCGACCGGGCCGGGGTGACCGGCGTGGACGGTCCCTCCCACAACGGGATGTGGGACCTGTCGATGCTCCAGGTCGTGCCCGGACTGAGGATCGCCGCGCCGCGCGACGCCGGCCGGCTGAGGACCCAGCTGCGCGAGGCGGTGGACGTGGCCGACGCACCGACGGTCCTGCGCTTCCCCAAGGAGTCGGCCGGGCCCGACATCCCGGCGCTCGCCCGGATCGGCGGCATGGACGTACTGCGCCGGGACGAGGACGCCGATGTCCTGCTCGTCGCGGTCGGCGTGCTCGCCCCGGTCTGCCTCCAGGCGGCCGAGCTGCTCGCCGGGCGGGGCATCAGGTGCACGGTGGTCGACCCGTGCTGGGTCAAGCCCGTCGACGAACAGCTCGCTCCGCTGGCGGCGGCGCACCGTCTGGTCGCGGTCGTGGAGGACAACGTCCGCAGCGGCGGCGTCGGTTGGGCCGTCGGCCAGGCCCTGCGGGACGCCGGCGTGGATGTGCCGCTGCGCGGTTTCGGCATCCCCGAACAGTTCCTCGCGCACGCCAAGCGCGCCGAGGTGCTGGCCGACATCGGGCTCACCCCGGTGGAGATCGCGGGACGGATCGGCGCCGCGCTCGCGGCCACGGAGGAAGCCGCCGCGGCGGCAGGGAAGGAGAAGGACGCATGA
- the hpnH gene encoding adenosyl-hopene transferase HpnH yields the protein MAMPLRQSIRVGTYLFEQKLRKREKFPLIVELEPLFACNLKCEGCGKIQHPAGILKQRMPVAQAVGAVLESGAPMVSIAGGEPLMHPQIDEIVRQLVAKRKYVFLCTNALLMRKKMEKFTPSPYFAFAVHIDGLRERHDESVAKEGVFDEAVEAIKEAKRQGFRVTTNSTFFNTDTPQTIIEVLNFLNDDLKVDEMMISPAYAYEKAPDQEHFLGVEQTRELFKKAFSGGNRARWRLNHSPLFLDFLEGKADFPCTAWAIPNYSLFGWQRPCYLMSDGYVPTYRELVEDTDWDKYGRGKDDRCANCMAHCGYEPTAVLATMGSLKESLRAVRETIQGNRG from the coding sequence ATGGCCATGCCGCTTCGCCAGTCCATCAGGGTCGGGACCTATCTCTTTGAACAGAAGTTGCGCAAGCGTGAGAAGTTCCCGCTGATCGTCGAGCTGGAACCGCTTTTCGCCTGCAACCTGAAATGTGAGGGCTGTGGCAAGATCCAGCATCCGGCCGGGATCCTGAAGCAGCGGATGCCGGTGGCCCAGGCCGTCGGCGCGGTCCTGGAATCCGGCGCCCCGATGGTTTCCATCGCGGGCGGCGAGCCGCTGATGCACCCTCAGATCGATGAGATCGTGCGCCAGTTGGTGGCCAAGAGGAAGTACGTCTTCCTGTGCACCAACGCTCTCCTCATGCGCAAGAAAATGGAGAAGTTCACGCCGTCGCCGTACTTCGCGTTCGCGGTGCACATCGACGGGCTGCGCGAGCGGCACGACGAGTCGGTCGCCAAGGAGGGGGTGTTCGACGAGGCGGTGGAGGCGATCAAGGAGGCCAAGCGACAGGGCTTCCGGGTCACCACCAACTCGACCTTCTTCAACACCGACACCCCGCAGACCATCATCGAGGTGCTCAACTTCCTCAACGACGACCTCAAGGTCGACGAGATGATGATCTCGCCCGCCTACGCCTACGAGAAGGCGCCCGACCAGGAGCACTTCCTGGGGGTCGAGCAGACCAGGGAGCTCTTCAAGAAGGCCTTCTCCGGGGGCAACCGCGCCCGCTGGCGGCTCAACCACTCGCCGCTCTTCCTGGACTTCCTGGAGGGCAAGGCCGACTTCCCCTGCACGGCGTGGGCGATCCCCAACTACTCGCTCTTCGGCTGGCAGCGGCCCTGCTACCTGATGAGCGACGGGTACGTGCCGACCTACCGCGAGCTGGTCGAGGACACCGACTGGGACAAGTACGGCCGCGGCAAGGACGACCGGTGCGCGAACTGCATGGCGCACTGCGGCTACGAGCCGACCGCCGTGCTCGCCACCATGGGGTCGCTGAAGGAGTCGCTCAGGGCGGTCCGCGAGACCATCCAGGGCAACCGCGGTTGA
- a CDS encoding phosphorylase family protein, translating to MDTPRAPRPAPLVIACALTIERLALRGARGAAGPVTVVRSGMGPRAAERALGRTLSGPAALDAAVIASGFCAGLVPGMHPGDLVVAEETRDPRGTTVCSDIDVLVTALTEALPGRTVHTGPLAGSDHVVRGPERAGLRATGAIAVDMESAATLWTARQAGPRPVAAVRVVVDAPEHELVRIGTVRGGISAFRVLRAVLPAFFEWHRSLLLPRR from the coding sequence ATGGACACGCCTCGGGCCCCGAGGCCCGCTCCGCTGGTGATCGCCTGCGCGCTCACCATCGAGCGGCTCGCGCTGCGCGGCGCCCGCGGCGCGGCGGGCCCCGTCACGGTGGTCCGCAGCGGCATGGGCCCCCGGGCCGCCGAACGCGCTCTCGGGCGCACATTGAGCGGGCCCGCGGCCCTCGACGCCGCGGTCATCGCCTCAGGCTTCTGCGCCGGCCTCGTCCCCGGGATGCACCCCGGGGACCTGGTCGTCGCCGAGGAAACCCGCGATCCGCGGGGCACCACCGTCTGCAGCGACATCGACGTGCTCGTCACGGCACTCACCGAGGCGCTGCCGGGCCGCACGGTCCACACCGGCCCGCTCGCGGGCTCCGACCACGTCGTACGCGGACCCGAGCGGGCCGGCCTGAGGGCGACCGGGGCGATCGCGGTGGACATGGAGTCCGCCGCCACGCTGTGGACAGCCCGGCAGGCCGGACCGCGTCCGGTTGCGGCCGTACGAGTGGTCGTGGACGCTCCAGAACATGAACTCGTCCGGATCGGCACGGTGCGCGGTGGAATATCAGCCTTCCGCGTTCTTCGTGCCGTTCTCCCCGCTTTCTTTGAATGGCACCGTTCTTTGCTGCTCCCCAGGAGGTGA
- the shc gene encoding squalene--hopene cyclase, with amino-acid sequence MTATTDGSAGATQPRAAAASTTAGTAPGADEVLDAARLAADRGVAHLLARQDAEGWWKGDLETNVTMDAEDLLLRQFLGIQDARTLQAAALFVRGEQRDDGTWATFYGGPGELSATIEAYVALRLAGDRPEDAHMARASAWIRAKGGIASARVFTRIWLALFGWWKWDDLPELPPELIFLPPWVPLNIYDFGCWARQTIVPLTVVSAKRPVRPAPFALDELYTDAARPNPPKPLAPVASWSGTFQRLDKVLHAYRKVAPRTLRRAAMRSAGRWIVERQENDGCWGGIQPPAVYSVIALHLLGYDLEHPVMRAGLESLDRFAVWREDGSRMIEACQSPVWDTCLAAIALADAGVPADHPALVKAADWMLAEEITRPGDWSVRRPQLAPGGWAFEFHNDNYPDIDDTAEVILALRRVKHPQREKIDAAVERGARWTLGMQSKNGAWAAFDADNTSAFPNRLPFCDFGEVIDPPSADVTAHVVEMLAHEGKAHDPRTRRGIEWLLAEQEANGAWFGRWGVNYVYGTGSVVPALTAAGIPVSHPSIRRAVRWLETVQNDDGGWGEDLRSYGETEWVGRGPSTASQTAWALLALLAAGERDGKAAERGIAWLAENQREDGSWDEPYFTGTGFPWDFSINYHLYRQVFPLTALGRYVHGEPFSLSAAKGS; translated from the coding sequence ATGACAGCGACGACCGACGGAAGCGCCGGGGCCACCCAGCCCCGGGCCGCCGCGGCCAGTACGACCGCCGGGACGGCTCCCGGCGCGGACGAGGTGCTCGACGCCGCCCGGCTGGCGGCGGATCGCGGTGTCGCGCACCTGTTGGCGAGACAGGACGCCGAGGGCTGGTGGAAGGGCGACCTGGAGACCAACGTCACCATGGACGCCGAGGACCTGCTGCTGCGCCAGTTCCTCGGGATCCAGGACGCCAGGACGCTCCAGGCGGCGGCCCTGTTCGTCCGGGGCGAGCAGCGCGACGACGGAACGTGGGCCACCTTCTACGGCGGGCCCGGCGAGCTGTCCGCCACCATCGAGGCCTATGTGGCCCTCAGGCTCGCGGGCGACCGGCCCGAGGACGCGCACATGGCCCGCGCCTCCGCGTGGATCAGAGCCAAGGGCGGCATCGCATCGGCGCGGGTGTTCACCCGGATCTGGCTGGCCCTGTTCGGCTGGTGGAAATGGGACGACCTGCCGGAGCTGCCGCCCGAGCTGATCTTCCTGCCCCCGTGGGTCCCGCTCAACATCTACGACTTCGGCTGCTGGGCGCGGCAGACCATCGTGCCGCTCACCGTGGTGTCGGCCAAGCGCCCGGTGCGGCCCGCGCCCTTCGCACTCGACGAGCTGTACACCGACGCGGCCCGCCCCAATCCTCCCAAGCCCCTTGCTCCCGTGGCGAGTTGGAGCGGAACCTTCCAGCGCCTCGACAAGGTGCTGCACGCCTACCGCAAGGTGGCGCCCCGCACCCTGCGCCGGGCCGCGATGCGCAGCGCCGGCCGCTGGATCGTCGAGCGCCAGGAGAACGACGGCTGCTGGGGCGGCATCCAGCCCCCCGCGGTGTACTCGGTGATCGCCCTGCACCTGCTCGGCTACGACCTCGAACACCCGGTGATGCGGGCCGGCCTGGAATCGCTCGACCGGTTCGCGGTGTGGCGCGAGGACGGGTCCCGGATGATCGAGGCCTGTCAGTCCCCGGTGTGGGACACCTGCCTCGCCGCCATCGCGCTCGCCGACGCGGGCGTCCCGGCCGATCACCCCGCATTGGTCAAGGCGGCCGACTGGATGCTCGCCGAGGAGATCACCCGGCCCGGCGACTGGTCGGTCCGCCGTCCCCAACTGGCCCCGGGTGGCTGGGCGTTCGAGTTCCACAACGACAACTACCCCGACATCGACGACACCGCCGAGGTGATCCTGGCGCTGCGCCGCGTCAAGCACCCGCAGCGGGAGAAGATCGACGCGGCCGTCGAACGCGGGGCGCGCTGGACCCTCGGGATGCAGTCGAAGAACGGCGCCTGGGCGGCGTTCGACGCGGACAACACCAGCGCCTTCCCCAACCGGCTCCCGTTCTGCGACTTCGGCGAGGTCATCGACCCCCCGTCGGCCGACGTCACCGCCCACGTGGTGGAGATGCTCGCCCACGAGGGCAAGGCGCACGATCCGCGCACCCGGCGCGGCATCGAGTGGCTCCTCGCCGAACAGGAGGCCAACGGCGCCTGGTTCGGGCGCTGGGGCGTCAACTACGTCTACGGAACGGGGTCGGTGGTGCCCGCGCTGACCGCGGCCGGCATCCCCGTCTCGCACCCCTCGATCCGCCGCGCGGTGCGCTGGCTGGAGACCGTGCAGAACGACGACGGGGGCTGGGGCGAGGACCTGCGCTCGTACGGCGAGACCGAATGGGTGGGCCGCGGTCCCTCCACCGCCTCGCAGACCGCGTGGGCGCTGCTCGCGCTGCTCGCGGCGGGGGAGCGGGACGGCAAGGCCGCCGAGCGCGGCATCGCCTGGCTCGCCGAGAACCAGCGCGAGGACGGCTCGTGGGACGAGCCGTACTTCACCGGCACCGGGTTCCCCTGGGACTTCTCCATCAACTACCACCTCTACCGGCAGGTCTTCCCGCTGACCGCGCTCGGCCGCTATGTCCACGGAGAACCGTTCTCCCTCAGCGCCGCCAAGGGGAGCTGA
- a CDS encoding polyprenyl synthetase family protein gives MTVSSTGTRGETVPTVPSASANPAVDTVDVTALLERGRALSTPELRAAVDRLAAPMDTVAAYHFGWIDAQGRPSTGDGGKAVRPALALLSAEAAGAAAEVGVPGAVAVELVHNFSLLHDDLMDGDEQRRHRDTVWKVHGPAQAILVGDALFALANEVLLELGTVEAGRATRRLTTATRKLIDGQAQDISYEHRERVTVEECLEMEGNKTGALLACACSIGAVLGGADDKMADTLEAYGYHLGLAFQAVDDLLGIWGDPDATGKQTWSDLRQRKKSLPVVAALAAGGPASTRLGELLAADAKSNDFDSFSEAEFATRAALIEEAGGREWTSQEARRQHTIAIEALGAVDMPETVRAQLTALADFVVVRKR, from the coding sequence ATGACTGTAAGCAGTACTGGAACAAGAGGAGAGACTGTGCCGACTGTGCCTTCGGCTTCGGCGAATCCGGCTGTGGACACCGTGGACGTCACCGCCCTGCTGGAGCGGGGGCGCGCGCTGTCGACTCCGGAGCTGCGGGCGGCCGTCGACCGGCTCGCGGCTCCCATGGACACCGTCGCCGCCTACCACTTCGGGTGGATCGACGCCCAGGGCCGTCCCTCGACCGGGGACGGCGGCAAGGCCGTACGGCCCGCGCTCGCCCTGCTCTCCGCGGAGGCGGCGGGCGCCGCCGCCGAGGTCGGAGTGCCCGGAGCGGTCGCCGTGGAGCTCGTCCACAACTTCTCGCTCCTGCACGACGACCTCATGGACGGCGACGAGCAGCGCCGCCACCGCGACACGGTGTGGAAGGTGCACGGGCCGGCCCAGGCGATCCTCGTCGGCGACGCCCTGTTCGCCCTCGCCAACGAGGTCCTCCTCGAACTCGGCACCGTCGAAGCGGGCCGCGCCACGCGCCGACTCACCACCGCCACACGCAAGTTGATCGACGGTCAGGCCCAGGACATCTCCTACGAGCACCGCGAGCGGGTCACGGTCGAGGAGTGCCTGGAGATGGAGGGCAACAAGACGGGCGCCCTGCTCGCCTGCGCCTGCTCCATCGGCGCGGTCCTCGGCGGCGCCGACGACAAGATGGCCGACACCCTGGAAGCGTACGGCTACCACCTCGGCCTCGCCTTCCAGGCCGTCGACGACCTGCTGGGCATCTGGGGCGACCCGGACGCCACGGGCAAGCAGACCTGGAGCGACCTGCGCCAGCGCAAGAAGTCGCTGCCGGTGGTCGCCGCGCTCGCCGCGGGCGGCCCGGCCTCCACGCGGCTCGGCGAGCTGCTCGCCGCCGACGCCAAGAGCAATGACTTCGACAGCTTCTCCGAGGCGGAGTTCGCCACCCGGGCGGCCCTGATCGAGGAGGCCGGCGGACGCGAGTGGACCTCCCAGGAGGCCCGCAGGCAGCACACCATCGCGATCGAGGCGCTCGGCGCCGTGGACATGCCGGAAACCGTCCGTGCCCAGCTCACCGCGCTCGCGGACTTCGTCGTCGTACGGAAGAGATGA
- the hpnE gene encoding hydroxysqualene dehydroxylase HpnE: MSGTRPQRAVVVGGGLAGITAALELADAGLSVTLAEGRPRLGGLAFSFRRGNLTVDNGQHVYLRCCTAYSWFLDRVGGSELAPVQATLDVPVLDVAHPGGPRLGRLRRDALPVPLHLARSLATYPHLSLAERASVGRAALALRKLDPADPALDDVDFATWLRRHGQSERTIEALWDLVGVATLNATAPHASLRLAAMVFKTGLLSEAGAADIGWARVPLGDLHDTLARKALDAAGVRVSTRTKAEAISRTGHGSWQVTLGGETLDAEVVVLAVPQKEAHGLLPDGALDEPDRLLGIGTAPILNVHVVYDRKVLKQPFFAALGSPVQWVFDRTDSSGLTGAGQYLALSQSDAGDEIELPVAELRARYLPELEKLLPAARGAGILDFFVTRERTATFAPTPGVGRLRPSARTREDGLYLAGAWTATGWPATMEGAVRSGFSAAGAALAALGRPHVHPLQEAA; this comes from the coding sequence ATGAGCGGCACGCGGCCCCAGCGCGCCGTGGTCGTCGGCGGCGGACTCGCCGGCATCACAGCGGCGCTCGAACTCGCCGACGCGGGTCTGAGCGTGACCCTGGCCGAGGGCAGGCCGCGTCTGGGCGGCCTCGCGTTCTCCTTCCGGCGCGGCAACCTGACCGTCGACAACGGGCAGCACGTCTATCTGCGCTGCTGCACCGCCTACAGCTGGTTCCTCGACCGGGTCGGCGGCAGCGAACTCGCGCCCGTCCAGGCCACGTTGGACGTGCCCGTCCTCGACGTGGCCCACCCCGGGGGCCCCCGGCTCGGCCGGCTGCGCCGCGACGCGCTGCCGGTGCCGCTACATCTGGCACGGAGCCTCGCGACCTACCCGCACCTCTCGCTCGCCGAGCGCGCATCCGTCGGGCGCGCCGCCCTGGCGCTGAGGAAACTCGACCCCGCCGACCCGGCGCTCGACGACGTGGACTTCGCCACCTGGCTCAGGCGGCACGGCCAGTCCGAGCGCACCATCGAGGCCCTGTGGGACCTGGTGGGCGTGGCCACCCTCAACGCCACCGCGCCGCACGCCTCCCTCAGGCTCGCCGCCATGGTCTTCAAGACCGGCCTGCTCTCCGAGGCGGGCGCCGCCGACATCGGCTGGGCCCGAGTGCCGCTTGGCGACCTGCACGACACGCTGGCCCGCAAGGCGCTCGACGCGGCGGGCGTACGGGTGTCGACCCGTACCAAGGCCGAGGCCATCTCCCGTACCGGACACGGCAGTTGGCAGGTCACGCTCGGCGGCGAGACGCTGGACGCCGAGGTCGTGGTGCTCGCGGTGCCGCAGAAGGAGGCGCACGGCCTGCTGCCCGACGGCGCCCTCGATGAGCCGGACAGGCTGCTCGGCATCGGGACCGCGCCCATCCTCAACGTGCACGTCGTCTACGACCGCAAGGTGCTCAAGCAGCCCTTCTTCGCCGCGCTCGGCTCCCCGGTGCAGTGGGTCTTCGACCGTACGGACTCCTCGGGGCTCACCGGAGCGGGCCAGTACCTGGCGCTCTCGCAGTCGGACGCGGGCGACGAGATCGAACTGCCCGTGGCCGAACTGCGCGCGCGCTACCTCCCCGAGCTGGAAAAGCTGTTGCCCGCGGCGCGCGGCGCCGGGATCCTCGACTTCTTCGTCACCCGGGAGCGGACAGCGACGTTCGCCCCCACCCCCGGCGTCGGACGGCTGCGGCCGTCGGCGCGGACCCGCGAGGACGGCCTCTACCTGGCCGGCGCGTGGACCGCGACCGGCTGGCCCGCGACCATGGAAGGCGCCGTACGGAGCGGATTCAGCGCCGCCGGCGCCGCGCTCGCCGCCCTGGGCCGCCCCCACGTTCATCCGCTTCAGGAGGCGGCATGA
- the hpnD gene encoding presqualene diphosphate synthase HpnD, translating to MSRTVEAQAPVSAPVQAAYSYCEAVTGQQARNFAYGIRLLPADKRQAMSALYAFSRRVDDIGDGTLANDAKRTRLEETRALLGRVRDGAVDEDDTDPVAVALADAARRFPIPLGGLDELIDGVLMDVHGESYETWDDLKAYCRCVAGAIGRLSLGVFGTQPGAPGSERAPEYADTLGLALQLTNILRDVREDAGTGRTYLPADDLAKFGCSTGFDGPLPPPGSDFAGLVHFEVRRARALFAEGYRLLPMLDRRSGACVAAMAGIYRRLLDRIERDPEAVLRGRVSLPGREKAYVAVRGLSGLDTRHVSRQSARRRA from the coding sequence GTGAGCCGGACAGTGGAGGCACAGGCACCCGTGTCCGCACCGGTACAGGCCGCATACAGCTACTGCGAGGCCGTGACCGGGCAGCAGGCGCGCAATTTCGCGTACGGCATCAGGCTGCTGCCGGCCGACAAGCGGCAGGCGATGTCCGCGCTGTACGCGTTCTCGCGCCGGGTCGACGACATCGGTGACGGCACGCTGGCCAACGACGCCAAGCGGACGCGCCTGGAAGAGACCCGGGCACTGCTCGGGCGGGTGCGCGACGGCGCGGTCGACGAGGACGACACCGACCCGGTCGCGGTCGCGCTAGCGGACGCGGCACGCCGCTTCCCGATCCCGCTGGGCGGGCTCGACGAACTCATCGACGGCGTGCTGATGGACGTCCACGGCGAGAGCTACGAGACCTGGGACGACCTGAAGGCCTACTGCCGGTGCGTGGCCGGCGCCATCGGGCGGCTCTCGCTCGGCGTGTTCGGCACACAGCCCGGCGCGCCCGGCAGCGAACGCGCCCCGGAGTACGCCGACACGCTGGGACTGGCCCTCCAACTCACCAACATTCTCAGGGACGTTCGCGAGGACGCCGGCACCGGGCGGACCTATCTGCCCGCCGACGATCTCGCCAAGTTCGGCTGCTCGACCGGGTTCGACGGCCCGCTGCCGCCCCCCGGCTCCGACTTCGCCGGCCTCGTCCACTTCGAAGTGCGCCGCGCCCGCGCCCTGTTCGCCGAGGGCTACCGGCTGCTGCCCATGCTGGACCGGCGCAGCGGTGCCTGCGTCGCCGCGATGGCCGGTATCTACCGCCGCCTGCTCGACCGCATCGAGCGCGACCCCGAGGCCGTGCTGCGCGGCCGGGTGTCCCTGCCCGGCCGGGAGAAGGCGTACGTCGCCGTGCGCGGGCTGTCGGGACTCGACACCCGGCACGTCTCCCGCCAGAGCGCCAGGAGGCGCGCCTGA
- the hpnC gene encoding squalene synthase HpnC: MTPVRDVRPGPSSRATLDKAADENFPVAPFFLPRAWRDDLMAVYGFARLVDDIGDGDLAPGGADARHLGVAPADAEDRLVMLDAFEADLLRVFDGSPHHPLLRALRPTVERCALTPGPFLGLIAANRQDQRVRRYETYEDLLAYCELSANPVGRLVLAITGTTSPERIRRSDAICTALQIVEHLQDVKEDLGRDRIYLPAEDMSRFHVTQADLAAPRGSASVRALVAFEAERAGSLLNEGTPLVGSVHGRLRLLLAGFVAGGRAALDAVAAAGHDVLPGPPKPTKARLVREVGAVLRRARREG, encoded by the coding sequence GTGACCCCAGTCCGGGATGTGCGCCCCGGGCCCTCCTCGCGCGCCACGCTCGACAAGGCCGCGGACGAGAACTTCCCGGTGGCCCCCTTCTTCCTGCCGCGCGCCTGGCGCGACGACCTGATGGCCGTCTACGGCTTCGCCCGGCTCGTCGACGACATCGGCGACGGAGACCTCGCCCCCGGCGGCGCCGACGCCCGCCACCTGGGGGTGGCCCCCGCCGACGCGGAGGACCGGCTCGTGATGCTCGACGCCTTCGAGGCGGACCTGCTCCGGGTCTTCGACGGCAGCCCGCACCACCCGCTCCTGAGGGCGCTCCGGCCGACGGTGGAGCGCTGCGCGCTCACCCCCGGGCCGTTCCTCGGACTGATCGCGGCCAACCGCCAGGACCAGCGGGTGCGCCGCTACGAGACGTACGAGGACCTGCTCGCCTACTGCGAGCTCTCGGCCAATCCCGTGGGGCGGCTCGTCCTCGCCATCACCGGCACCACGAGCCCGGAGCGGATCCGCCGCTCCGACGCGATCTGCACCGCGTTGCAGATCGTCGAACACCTCCAGGACGTGAAGGAGGACCTCGGCCGGGACCGGATCTATCTGCCGGCCGAGGACATGTCCCGTTTCCATGTCACGCAGGCCGATCTGGCCGCCCCCCGAGGGAGCGCTTCGGTGCGTGCCCTGGTCGCGTTCGAAGCGGAACGCGCCGGGTCGTTGCTGAATGAAGGCACCCCCCTGGTGGGTAGCGTCCACGGCAGACTCAGGCTGCTGCTGGCCGGATTCGTGGCCGGAGGCCGCGCCGCGCTCGACGCGGTGGCTGCCGCCGGCCACGACGTACTTCCGGGACCGCCCAAGCCCACCAAGGCGCGGCTGGTGCGCGAGGTGGGAGCCGTCTTGCGAAGAGCGCGTAGAGAGGGGTGA
- a CDS encoding ABC transporter ATP-binding protein has translation MAVAEDIKNRVAVEDARIPTVICDDVHIVYTVNGGGGGRGSATAALSRIVKKDKTGGASRGMRRVHAVKGVTFTAYRGEAIGLIGSNGSGKSTLLRAIAGLLPPESGRVYTDGQPSLLGVNAALMNDLTGERNVILGGLAMGMSREEVKERYEEIVDFSGINDKGDFISLPMRTYSSGMAARLRFSIAAAKDHDVLMIDEALATGDRQFQIRSEERIRELRKHAGTVFLVSHSIGSIRDTCDRVLWLERGELLMDGPTDEVVKAYQKESGR, from the coding sequence ATGGCCGTGGCTGAGGACATCAAGAACCGTGTGGCGGTCGAGGACGCGCGCATTCCCACCGTCATCTGCGACGACGTGCACATCGTGTACACCGTCAACGGTGGCGGCGGCGGAAGGGGCAGCGCCACCGCCGCCCTGAGCCGCATCGTGAAGAAGGACAAGACCGGCGGAGCGTCCCGGGGCATGCGCCGGGTGCACGCGGTCAAGGGCGTGACGTTCACCGCGTACCGCGGCGAGGCGATCGGCCTGATCGGCTCCAACGGCTCCGGCAAGTCGACGCTGCTGCGGGCCATCGCCGGCCTGCTGCCGCCGGAGAGCGGGCGGGTCTACACCGACGGCCAGCCCTCGCTGCTCGGCGTGAACGCGGCGCTGATGAACGACCTCACCGGCGAGCGCAACGTCATCCTCGGCGGCCTGGCCATGGGCATGTCGCGCGAGGAGGTCAAGGAGCGCTACGAGGAGATCGTCGACTTCTCCGGCATCAACGACAAGGGCGACTTCATCTCCCTGCCGATGCGGACGTACTCCTCCGGCATGGCGGCCCGGCTGCGGTTCTCCATCGCCGCGGCCAAGGACCACGACGTCCTCATGATCGACGAGGCCCTTGCCACCGGTGACCGTCAGTTCCAGATCCGCTCCGAGGAGCGGATCCGCGAGCTGCGCAAGCACGCGGGCACCGTCTTCCTGGTGAGCCACAGCATCGGCTCCATCCGGGACACCTGCGACCGCGTGCTGTGGCTGGAGCGGGGCGAGCTCCTGATGGACGGGCCGACCGACGAGGTCGTCAAGGCGTACCAGAAGGAGTCGGGCCGCTGA